A window of Mucilaginibacter paludis DSM 18603 contains these coding sequences:
- the ccsA gene encoding cytochrome c biogenesis protein CcsA, giving the protein MKFIYQTWWKVIAVILVLSTFVTGLLFNVPRLPIIHETIRNLYFHVPMWMGMLTVFSISVFYSVKYLASGKEEYDLASVECVNTGLLFYTLGLLTGMLWAKYTWGEFWSGDPKQNSAAIAFLLYCAYLVLRNSIDEEQKRAKISAVYNIFAFPIMIVLIFILPRMTDSLHPGSGGNPAFGKYDLDNGMKIAFYPALLGWSFLALWIATIRYRIRLIEYKKNL; this is encoded by the coding sequence ATGAAATTTATTTATCAAACGTGGTGGAAGGTGATAGCCGTTATTTTAGTGCTGTCTACATTTGTTACCGGTTTACTGTTTAATGTGCCAAGGCTGCCGATAATTCATGAAACAATAAGGAATTTATACTTCCACGTACCGATGTGGATGGGGATGCTCACGGTTTTTAGCATATCTGTTTTTTACAGCGTAAAATATTTAGCATCCGGAAAGGAAGAGTATGACCTGGCCAGTGTTGAATGTGTAAACACCGGTTTGTTATTTTACACTTTGGGCTTACTAACGGGCATGTTATGGGCCAAATATACCTGGGGCGAATTTTGGAGCGGAGACCCCAAGCAGAACAGCGCGGCTATTGCGTTTTTATTGTATTGTGCGTACCTGGTTCTGCGTAATTCTATTGATGAGGAGCAAAAGCGGGCCAAGATATCCGCAGTATATAACATTTTTGCTTTCCCGATCATGATCGTTTTGATTTTCATACTACCGAGAATGACAGATTCGTTGCATCCGGGAAGCGGCGGTAACCCCGCATTTGGGAAATACGACCTTGATAACGGCATGAAAATCGCCTTTTATCCTGCATTGTTAGGCTGGAGTTTTTTGGCTCTGTGGATAGCAACCATACGCTATCGTATCCGTTTAATTGAATATAAAAAGAACCTATAG
- a CDS encoding CcmD family protein has product MKKFLFLILSLLTTATVFAQDNKGVEMADAMRSSGKIYVVISVICIIFIGLAVYLFSIDRRLKKIEKNDLG; this is encoded by the coding sequence ATGAAGAAGTTTTTATTTTTAATACTATCGTTATTAACTACAGCCACTGTTTTCGCCCAGGATAACAAAGGTGTGGAAATGGCTGATGCTATGCGTAGTTCCGGTAAAATATATGTCGTAATTTCTGTTATCTGCATTATATTTATAGGGCTGGCAGTTTACCTTTTTTCAATCGACAGAAGGTTGAAAAAGATCGAAAAGAACGATCTCGGGTAA